In Amaranthus tricolor cultivar Red isolate AtriRed21 chromosome 5, ASM2621246v1, whole genome shotgun sequence, a genomic segment contains:
- the LOC130814036 gene encoding probable glutathione peroxidase 4 — protein MGASKSVPEKSIHEFTVKDSKGKDVDLSMYKGKVLLVVNVASKCGFTNTNYTQLTELYQRYKDRGFEVLAFPCNQFLRQEPGSSEDAANFACTRFKAEYPIFKKVCVNGLKTAPVYKFLKASKSSLFGNSIKWNFTKFLVGKDGKVIQRYGTRTPPLFIEGDIQKALNEDM, from the exons ATGGGTGCTAGCAAATCTGTCCCAGAAAAATCAATCCATGAATTTACCGTGAag GATAGCAAGGGAAAGGATGTTGATCTAAGCATGTATAAAGGGAAAGTTCTCCTGGTTGTTAATGTTGCTTCCAAAtg CGGGTTTACCAATACCAATTATACCCAATTGACCGAGTTGTATCAAAGATACAAGGACAGAG GTTTTGAAGTTTTGGCGTTTCCGTGCAACCAGTTTCTTAGGCAAGAACCTGGTTCAAGTGAAGATGCTGCAAATTTTGCATGTACAAGATTCAAAGCTGAGTACCCTATTTTTAAAAAG GTTTGCGTCAATGGATTGAAAACAGCACCAGTGTACAAATTCCTTAAAGCAAGTAAAAGTTCTTTATTTGGTAATAGTATTAAATGGAACTTCACAAAGTTCCTTGTCGGAAAGGATGGAAAGGTCATTCAACGATATGGTACGAGGACTCCTCCTTTGTTCATTGAG GGTGATATCCAGAAGGCGTTAAACGAGGACATGTAA